The Engraulis encrasicolus isolate BLACKSEA-1 chromosome 11, IST_EnEncr_1.0, whole genome shotgun sequence nucleotide sequence GCGAACAGGACTGTTCAAATTATTTTGCTAATCCATCGCCAATTTGGAGCTGAAGCTATATGATTCCCCCCGCAAATTTGGCAGAGAACCCAGAAAGATGCCACAGAAAACACTGGGATCCCTTATAGGGCTGCTCTGCACCGGGACCTCCGTGGTTCAGGTAGGCTGCAATACTGGCTTTAGAGCGCTAGCGCATTCAAATCGAGCCCAGGGATCACAGCTGGAAGTAGGCCTTCTAttgtgcgtttttgttttgtccaCAAAGGAACTTGGATATGGCTAACTTTAAATGACGTCAGAGTAGTTTGCGTTATCCTTGAACTGACAACCTTATTATGAGCAGTCTTAATATAAATTGAGTTATtcaaaattgggaaaaaaaagtcaaacatttatttttctgGTACTCTCGTCTTGATGTGTTGATTTAAAGCTAGCACTGTCGGAGAAGGGCCAACAAGGTGAATACTTGCTATCGTTTGCTGATAGTTTGCCTGCTAGCAACCTAGCAAGCTGTCTGGAAATCCCAGTTTGGTTGCTAACATTAGCAAGTAAAAAGTACGCCTAACAGTACTTCAGAATAATGTCATTACATGTACAAATCATGTATTTATAGCCTCACAAAGTGTTCATCCTCTAGCATCAATTCACCGGCTTGTCGAGCACACCGCAGGGTTATTACACTTGTCAAATGACATTTGTGTAGAGCTCTAGTAGGTCACAATGCCAATGCCAACTTACAGTAACTACCCAATGAATTGTTAGAGAGTCGGGACTCAAGATGGCTATGGGATGACAACATGGAGCTACATGATTGTTGCAGAATGTATTGACAAAAATTACACAAATTAAAGCTTCGACAGTAGTTTTCTTCTCATTCAATCACATTTGAAATGCCTCCTGTGGCATTTCGCATCCTTGTATGTTGACTAGGAAGAATGGCATGCATTCGAGGTAATACCAGTATGTAGAATTCTGGCAGTTATCGATACAAATTATACTGTTTGTAGCAGAAGTGAGCCACACTTGTTACATTTTAACATTCTACTGGTTTCAGGATGCCATTGTTACAATGTAGTTTGCTGTTCTAAAACGGATGCAACCAAAATACACAACAGGATTGACCGTGATCCAGAGttaattaaataaagaaatgggcCTTTTAAGGCTTTTGAACATGTATTGACTACATAGTGTTGACTCTATTTGCTGTGTTATGACTATCTCCACGGCTAAGGAAAGTAGTCAACTGTTATTTCAGATTCAACGACATTTCACGTTCACTTTGTTTGAATGAACCCCTCTTTCCCCTAATTTTAGCGTAGGCATAGAATAAGATGGGAGAGTTTACTCCAATTATTCTGATTGTAATTTTGTATTCTTTCGCAGGCGAAAGAGTTTTGTTTCGGGGTCAACAATGAACAATACAGATGTGAGATGGGGTACTGCTGCGGAGAAACGGAGTGCTGCACCTACTACTACGAACTCTGGTGTAAGTTTTCTATACGTTTACATAAACACTTGCAATACTAATGTACTAATGTAAACTCATACGTTTTGTGTTGTAGTAATATAAGGGGCAAACAGCTGTTTTGTCTAAAACATGGATCGCGTGGTTGTTGACGCGTCCCCCTATCGTAGTAAAAATGTTTTGCGGTACGAAATGTACTTACTAGTCTGACCTCAGGGTAGAACTAAATAGTATTTACGGGCTCGTGTAAGGTTAACGTGAGCACTGCACTTTCAAGTGCTGCTcacatgctgctggtggtggttgccAGAGCCACCAGCCCTCCCCGGTCCCAGTGACGTTAGCAGAAATGATATGCGTGTGACTCGGCAGGGTTCTGGCTGGTGTGGACGCTTATCATCATGCTCAGCTGCTGCTGTGCATACCGTCACCGGCGCGTGAAGATGCGGCTGCAGCAGGAACAGCGCCAGCGCGAAATCAGCCTCATGGCCTACCAGGGGGCCTCCAGCTCCTTCGTGTCCCCACCTCCACTAAATCTGCGTAAGTCTGACTTGCCGTGCCTTCATAACACCCTAGTACAGTTACACAACCACAACTGAGCCCCTCTACGCCCCTCTCTCTCATGtgcgcctcttctctctctctctctctctctctctctctctctctctctctctctctctctctctctctctctctctctctctccccccatgttCTACACTCTCAGGCGTTGCATAAATATCTTCTTACTTCACTTTCACTACCACTCTCTGACTCtcattttatacacacacacacacacactctctcacacacacacacacacacacacacacacacacacacacacacacacacacacacacacacacacacacacacacacacacacccatctgagGACTGTTGTTGTGCCCATAATCTGAAACATTAGCAGGCAGATGACTGCACCATGTGTTGCTGGTATTTAGGCCTTGGGGATGCCGTGCGGGTGcggtgcagtgcaatgcagtacGGTGTGCTGTAAGACATGGGGCAACACCACTGGGCAAATAGTATCTGTCGTGCCTCGAGAGGGCCTGTCAAAATTGTAGCAGGCACagggtacatcccaatatgtgaccttgcctcctccacttgtgcttgtctcctcgccccgcctcctggcccctcctccgtggagaaaacgataaagtttcccagctgtcagcctagccacaacaacttttgagggactgtttttcattcaccataacaattgcaaacgagaaaaagactctacaattgagcttttgcaagatattgaaatataatgctgttgtcagtgatgtcatcatgacgagaagcgagtggaggaggcaagtggaggaggcaaggaggcatattaagatgcactcacagcCTCTACCTTTCACCCCTCCTCTGCCCTTCCctactagcctggtgaaccagcgccacccactggacggcaaaatgttttgtctacgggtgggtctggcctcgcataatgattcaatgaagccagaatgccatgaatctggcaaaccaattacaacgcaaagatgtgttttgaatcaaagcgggcagggttttgagggaaggttgttctcatcaacaatcttcggatgtattatgcatcgaggccagactaaattagacatccacatttagtctggtttatcaggctacttccctaccccccctcttctctctcttctctctcttctctcttctctctctcttctctctcttctctctctcttctctctcttctctctctcttctctctcttctctctctgccccatatTGGATGAAGGAGTAAACAACTCTGCGTCAACCAGCTTTTTATGCTCTATGCAATGATTTGTTTACATTATAGCGTGACCTTTTTTGGGCCTTCCAACCATTCCTCAGAGTTCTCTTTTACACACCTATGTAAATGTATATCCCATGTAGATGTATTGTGTATGCATACATGTTTTAATCCTGCCTGCTGTGTTTAATGctggatgtgtgatgtgtgtgtgtgtgtgtgtgtgggaggggggtggggggatggatggatgcattatAATATTAGGCAGtaaagccagagattctttaagtatagagatatgccaacataataggtttctatgggcacctaacgcgaccaggttccggtctgcctaaagggccgtgtcataatgctcctacaattaatagaacagtccttaggtctgcctaggtctgcctaagtctgcctaagggggggcataatagaaccaggaaacaatgggccaatggaacctctctctctctctactctctctggtaaagcATTAGCAAAGGCCTGTGCCATAGCAGCAGCTTCAGGTGACGGCGCCATCAGCGCAGCTCGGCTCGCTGGCACAAACGACTGCCGCACAGATTAGCTGACTGGAGATGTTCCTCCACTCTCTTATGTAACCATCCTCTCCTGTACTCTGctcatctccccctcttcctcctctctatctcctcttctctctgtctgactgttaTCTCTTgtccggctctctctctctctctctctctctctctctctctctctctctctctctctcttgtcctgccTCTGTCTTACTCtcgctctttctcgctctttcttgctcgctctctctgtctgtctgtctgtctctctctctctctctctctctctctctctctctctctctctctctctctctctctctctctctctctctctcgcgcgcgcgctctctctctctctctctctctctctctctctaggcttctGGACGGATTGCAAGCTGCCGGACTATGAGGAGGTGGTGGGCCACCCGCCTACCCCTCCTCCGCCTTACTCCGAGACGGCCCCCGACGCCTCTCCTCCCGCTCGGCCTGCCGCCGCCACCGCCTCCGCCATCGTACTACAACCTCCCCTGGACCAGGAGGACGGTCTCCCAGGAAACAATGCCCCGGAGCGCGTCCTAGCAACCGCGTCAGCATCAG carries:
- the wbp1 gene encoding WW domain-binding protein 1, which gives rise to MPQKTLGSLIGLLCTGTSVVQAKEFCFGVNNEQYRCEMGYCCGETECCTYYYELWWFWLVWTLIIMLSCCCAYRHRRVKMRLQQEQRQREISLMAYQGASSSFVSPPPLNLRFWTDCKLPDYEEVVGHPPTPPPPYSETAPDASPPARPAAATASAIVLQPPLDQEDGLPGNNAPERVLATASASAPGGGGGSAVVTIAASPAILHSGEQGQEEEGHEEEDEEPAALLDEEEEEEELGTRRRHVTGDSGIEVCVCQMDADEDDEGEGDEEEGGGRRRGEREQLCQGGAGGACCGEREREREREREVAERQKEHGGPADSHTQTATSADRLV